A part of Mucilaginibacter defluvii genomic DNA contains:
- the map gene encoding type I methionyl aminopeptidase: protein MSITTEEELAGMKAISEVCAITLKKMREAAVPGITTKELDELGNKILESYGARSAPYLTYKFPGYTCISLNGEVAHGIPGEKVIQSGDLINIDVSAEMNGFWADNGCSFVIGEDIHGHQKLVDASKAILKKAISQIKGGVKIADIGLLIETEAKKAGYTVIKNLTGHGVGRSLHEEPHEIANYRDRFNITRFKKNSTVAIETFISTASTIAETQSDGWTLIGNKGGFVAQHEHTILVTGGEPVILTANNSVWD, encoded by the coding sequence ATGTCTATTACAACTGAAGAAGAACTGGCCGGGATGAAAGCCATCAGCGAAGTGTGCGCCATCACGCTAAAAAAAATGCGCGAAGCGGCTGTACCCGGCATCACCACTAAAGAGTTGGATGAACTGGGCAATAAAATACTGGAGAGCTATGGCGCACGCTCGGCTCCATACTTAACTTACAAGTTTCCGGGTTATACCTGTATCAGCCTGAATGGCGAGGTAGCCCACGGCATACCTGGCGAAAAGGTTATTCAAAGCGGCGACCTGATCAACATTGATGTTTCAGCAGAGATGAATGGTTTTTGGGCAGATAATGGCTGCTCGTTTGTAATTGGTGAGGATATTCATGGCCATCAAAAACTGGTGGATGCTTCAAAAGCGATCTTGAAAAAAGCCATCTCGCAAATAAAGGGCGGTGTTAAAATAGCCGACATTGGTTTATTGATTGAAACCGAAGCCAAAAAAGCGGGTTACACGGTGATTAAAAATCTTACCGGCCACGGCGTAGGCCGAAGCCTGCACGAAGAGCCGCATGAGATAGCTAACTACCGCGACCGTTTCAACATTACCCGTTTTAAAAAAAACTCAACCGTAGCCATCGAAACCTTTATTTCAACCGCATCAACCATAGCCGAAACCCAAAGCGACGGCTGGACACTAATCGGTAATAAAGGCGGCTTTGTTGCCCAGCACGAGCATACTATACTTGTAACCGGCGGCGAACCGGTTATACTTACCGCCAACAACAGCGTTTGGGATTAA
- a CDS encoding acyltransferase family protein, producing the protein MSQPVSKRLLSLDVFRGATVAAMILVNNPGTWEHIYAPLEHSKWHGCTPTDLIFPFFLFIVGVSIVFAMESKKADPANHGKMILTAFRRMVILIVISLGTHLLFHPGLATMRIPGVLQRIAVVFFICTVLYIKTSQRTRDWVFALSLIGYYIIMCFVPVPGHGPANLEPETNMGAWLDRLVFTENHLWSQARTWDPEGLLGTLPAIGTGLFGIRVGSWLKQKGTEDSVKVTWMLTYGVAAVVLALVWDMFFPINKSLWTSSFVLYTGGLATIALAISYWLIDVNGRTRFTGFFIPFGVNAITAYVLSMYIPHYLGKLNLYQLWFEPYLSPLNASLAMAIFWVLLIWVIMWVLYKRKIIIKV; encoded by the coding sequence ATGAGCCAGCCTGTTTCAAAACGCCTTTTATCGCTTGATGTTTTTCGTGGCGCTACTGTTGCCGCCATGATACTGGTTAATAACCCCGGCACCTGGGAGCATATCTACGCCCCGCTTGAACATTCCAAATGGCACGGCTGCACACCAACTGATCTGATCTTTCCTTTCTTTCTGTTCATCGTCGGCGTGTCTATCGTTTTTGCGATGGAAAGTAAAAAGGCTGATCCGGCTAACCATGGTAAAATGATACTTACTGCTTTTCGCCGCATGGTTATCCTGATCGTCATCAGCCTGGGCACGCATTTGCTTTTCCATCCCGGTTTGGCCACCATGCGGATACCCGGGGTATTGCAGCGCATCGCGGTGGTTTTCTTTATTTGTACAGTGCTGTACATAAAAACCTCGCAGCGCACGCGCGATTGGGTGTTTGCATTGTCATTGATCGGCTATTACATCATCATGTGTTTTGTGCCGGTTCCAGGCCATGGCCCTGCCAACCTGGAACCCGAAACAAATATGGGCGCCTGGCTTGACCGGTTGGTGTTTACCGAAAATCATTTGTGGAGCCAGGCGCGCACCTGGGATCCGGAAGGCTTGCTGGGTACTTTGCCCGCCATTGGTACTGGTTTGTTCGGCATCAGGGTAGGATCATGGCTTAAACAAAAGGGTACCGAAGATAGTGTTAAAGTTACCTGGATGCTGACTTATGGTGTTGCCGCAGTAGTGCTGGCGCTTGTATGGGATATGTTTTTTCCCATCAATAAATCATTATGGACAAGCTCTTTTGTGCTGTACACCGGCGGTTTAGCCACCATTGCCCTCGCTATTAGTTACTGGCTGATCGACGTAAACGGGCGCACGCGCTTTACCGGCTTTTTTATCCCCTTTGGGGTGAATGCTATAACGGCCTACGTACTATCAATGTACATACCGCATTACCTGGGCAAGCTCAATTTATACCAGTTATGGTTTGAGCCCTACTTATCGCCATTGAACGCCTCGCTGGCGATGGCTATATTTTGGGTATTGCTGATCTGGGTAATTATGTGGGTGCTATATAAGCGGAAGATCATTATTAAAGTATGA
- a CDS encoding anhydro-N-acetylmuramic acid kinase, protein MALNRNLQQLFNIAQKDERLGIGLMSGTSLDGLDIALCRFNGHGMQTRFELLNFVTIPYDDLFKDEVRQVFAKRQADMEQLTLLNAHIGSYHAELILQALNQWQIKPAEVDYIASHGQTVYHAPARQHNQSGYPNATLQIGDGDHIAVKTGIITISDFRQKHIAGGGEGAPLALYADVLLGSEPGESRLLLNIGGIANATWLPASQNLSEVFSTDIGPGNTLIDAACKKYFDQPYDKDGAIALSGIVNKILLKALLQHPFFEQKLPKTTGPEVFNLAFVEQILSDLEIDTIKPADLIATLTAYTGECISNFVKTYVNTYVTIYASGGGASNPAIISYIKKNLTQANVLTTGALGINPDAKEAILFALLGNETIAGEPIAIGKNPAILMGKFSFPY, encoded by the coding sequence ATGGCACTTAACCGTAACCTGCAGCAACTGTTCAACATCGCCCAAAAGGATGAACGGCTGGGGATTGGCCTTATGTCGGGCACCTCGCTGGATGGGTTGGACATCGCTTTATGCCGCTTTAACGGGCATGGTATGCAAACCCGGTTTGAGCTGCTGAACTTTGTTACCATCCCTTACGACGACCTATTTAAAGATGAAGTTCGGCAGGTGTTTGCTAAACGCCAGGCTGATATGGAGCAACTCACATTGCTGAATGCCCACATCGGCAGTTATCACGCGGAACTGATATTGCAAGCGCTTAATCAATGGCAAATAAAACCTGCTGAGGTTGACTACATTGCCAGTCATGGTCAAACTGTTTACCACGCCCCGGCAAGGCAGCATAACCAATCAGGCTACCCCAATGCTACGTTACAGATTGGCGACGGCGACCACATCGCCGTAAAGACCGGCATTATCACCATTAGCGATTTTAGGCAGAAACACATTGCGGGCGGTGGCGAGGGCGCACCCTTAGCTTTGTATGCCGATGTATTATTAGGAAGCGAACCCGGCGAAAGTCGTTTATTATTGAACATTGGCGGTATTGCCAATGCTACCTGGCTGCCCGCTTCGCAAAATTTAAGTGAAGTATTTAGCACCGATATTGGCCCGGGTAACACGCTGATTGATGCTGCCTGCAAAAAGTATTTTGATCAACCGTATGATAAGGACGGCGCTATAGCCCTATCCGGAATTGTAAATAAAATTTTGTTGAAGGCCTTATTACAACATCCGTTTTTTGAGCAAAAGTTACCCAAGACTACAGGGCCAGAAGTGTTTAATCTCGCTTTTGTTGAGCAAATATTATCAGATTTGGAAATCGATACTATTAAGCCGGCGGATTTGATAGCTACCCTTACTGCTTATACAGGTGAATGCATTTCAAACTTCGTAAAAACTTACGTAAACACTTACGTAACCATTTACGCAAGTGGTGGCGGCGCAAGCAATCCGGCAATTATTTCTTACATAAAAAAGAATTTAACGCAAGCAAACGTATTAACAACCGGTGCATTGGGTATTAACCCCGATGCTAAAGAAGCGATATTATTTGCATTACTGGGTAACGAGACTATTGCGGGAGAACCCATCGCCATTGGTAAAAATCCAGCCATATTAATGGGTAAATTCAGTTTCCCTTATTGA
- a CDS encoding putative glycolipid-binding domain-containing protein, which translates to MEEKVVIWKRLADYKSVEHCLVTASATDITISSTIAGTVNEQAFEVNYSLLLDSGWNCKEVYIEYISDGTPRSWHYVNIAGGWLGGTDTQPLHCDCIDVDISVTPFTNSLPFNRLKLQPGQTAQIEVLYFDVMAHSVFTTTQKYTCINEQTYKFEVADGSFAAELTIDSDGMVTSYPGLFERMYSYTQ; encoded by the coding sequence ATGGAAGAGAAAGTGGTTATATGGAAGCGGCTCGCCGACTACAAATCGGTGGAGCATTGTTTGGTTACGGCATCAGCTACTGATATAACCATATCATCAACCATTGCCGGCACGGTAAATGAGCAGGCGTTTGAAGTTAATTACTCGCTGCTGCTTGATAGCGGCTGGAATTGTAAGGAAGTTTACATTGAATATATAAGTGATGGTACTCCGCGAAGTTGGCATTATGTAAATATCGCCGGTGGGTGGCTTGGCGGTACAGATACCCAGCCGTTGCATTGCGATTGCATTGACGTTGACATAAGTGTTACGCCGTTTACCAATAGCCTGCCCTTTAATCGCCTTAAATTACAGCCGGGCCAAACAGCCCAAATTGAGGTGTTGTATTTTGATGTAATGGCACATAGCGTTTTTACAACTACGCAAAAATATACCTGCATTAATGAGCAAACCTATAAATTTGAAGTGGCAGATGGTAGTTTTGCAGCTGAACTTACCATTGACAGCGATGGTATGGTAACCAGTTACCCGGGCTTATTTGAGCGCATGTATAGCTATACTCAATAA
- a CDS encoding carboxy terminal-processing peptidase: MFKKLYAVLVIGAALSCQASPSKPTKVPGSNDLQPDEQQSIVLQNVTEMVTKYNYKKIDLNDSISGVIFDRYIKALDGNHNYLLESDVKDFEKFRLMLDDDMKAGNLANVFYIFNVYQKRYNDRINYSIKKINDNFDYAKDETFTYDREKLPWVSSAQELDKLWSGRVKYDLLNLKLANKDMAKNKETLRKRYQNLLSQSNKLSNADVFQIFMDSFTEAVDPHTNYFTPSNAANFNIEMSRSVQGIGASLQSENEYVTIKTIVPGGPADKSKQISVDDRIVGVAQGKTGEFQNIIGWRIENAIAIIRGTKGTVVRLEILPAGATAGSKPKVVEMVREKIILKDQSAKKEIKTYNQNGKNFKIGIISIPAFYLDFDDYRSGNPNYKSTTRDVKLILDSLKQAKVDGVVIDLRQNGGGSLTEAIELTGLFIKDGPVVQVKDARNQIEVDKDEDPDIAYSGPLLVAVDRFSASASEIFAGAIQDYGRGIIAGTQTYGKGTVQSAINLDKVITTTLSEKISSLVGKTKTVGTGSQNKFGQLNLTVAKFYRISGGSTQHKGVMPDISFPSIIPLDKYGEDTEPSALPYDVIAKSQYAKVGDFATVLPQLKKQHEQRMAQSASYKYLIEDIAEFKKTEAETSVTLNEQKLKKERDADEQRNFDRANQRRIAMGLPALKKGQTKPRNEDLDFIKVEAGQILIDYINTDNKLTTVFK; encoded by the coding sequence ATGTTTAAGAAATTATATGCTGTGTTGGTTATCGGCGCTGCGCTCTCTTGCCAGGCCTCTCCATCAAAACCTACAAAAGTACCCGGCTCTAATGATCTGCAGCCTGATGAGCAGCAATCCATCGTGTTACAAAACGTAACCGAAATGGTTACCAAATACAACTATAAAAAGATCGATCTGAACGACTCCATCTCAGGGGTGATATTTGACCGTTATATAAAAGCGCTTGACGGTAACCACAATTACCTGCTTGAGTCGGACGTGAAGGATTTTGAAAAATTCAGGCTGATGCTTGATGATGATATGAAAGCCGGTAACCTGGCCAACGTATTTTATATTTTTAACGTTTACCAAAAGCGTTATAACGACCGCATTAATTACTCGATCAAAAAGATCAACGATAACTTTGATTATGCTAAGGATGAAACCTTCACTTATGACCGTGAAAAGCTTCCTTGGGTAAGTTCCGCGCAGGAACTGGACAAGCTTTGGAGCGGTCGTGTAAAGTACGATCTGCTTAACCTGAAGCTGGCCAATAAGGATATGGCCAAAAATAAGGAGACACTGCGCAAGCGTTATCAAAACCTGCTGTCGCAGTCGAACAAGCTGTCAAATGCGGACGTATTCCAGATATTTATGGATTCGTTTACCGAGGCTGTTGATCCGCATACCAATTATTTTACGCCATCAAACGCGGCGAATTTTAATATCGAGATGTCGCGTTCGGTACAAGGTATAGGCGCTTCGCTGCAATCAGAAAATGAGTATGTAACTATCAAAACCATTGTTCCGGGTGGCCCGGCTGATAAAAGCAAGCAGATCAGTGTTGACGACCGTATTGTTGGTGTGGCGCAAGGTAAAACCGGCGAGTTTCAAAATATCATCGGCTGGAGGATAGAGAATGCTATCGCCATCATCCGGGGTACTAAAGGTACTGTAGTAAGGTTGGAGATTTTACCGGCAGGCGCTACTGCGGGCAGCAAACCAAAAGTGGTTGAAATGGTGCGCGAAAAGATCATCTTGAAAGATCAATCAGCCAAAAAAGAGATCAAGACATATAACCAGAATGGTAAAAACTTTAAGATCGGTATTATCTCCATCCCGGCCTTTTACCTCGATTTTGACGATTACCGTTCAGGCAACCCGAACTATAAAAGTACAACCCGCGATGTTAAGCTGATATTAGACAGCCTGAAGCAAGCAAAGGTTGACGGTGTGGTGATCGATCTTCGTCAGAATGGCGGCGGCTCGTTAACTGAAGCTATTGAGCTTACCGGTTTATTTATTAAGGATGGCCCGGTAGTACAGGTTAAAGATGCCCGTAACCAGATTGAGGTTGATAAGGACGAGGATCCGGATATTGCCTACAGTGGCCCGCTGCTTGTAGCGGTTGACCGCTTCAGTGCCTCAGCTTCTGAAATTTTTGCCGGTGCTATTCAGGATTATGGTCGTGGCATTATAGCAGGTACACAAACTTATGGTAAAGGCACTGTGCAGAGCGCGATCAATTTGGATAAGGTGATTACCACCACACTAAGCGAAAAAATATCATCGCTTGTAGGTAAAACAAAAACGGTAGGTACCGGCAGCCAGAACAAATTTGGCCAGTTAAACCTTACTGTAGCCAAATTTTACCGCATTAGCGGTGGCTCAACGCAACATAAAGGTGTAATGCCCGATATCAGCTTCCCGTCTATCATTCCGTTAGATAAATACGGGGAGGATACTGAGCCTTCAGCGCTGCCTTATGACGTGATTGCGAAAAGCCAATACGCAAAGGTAGGCGATTTTGCTACCGTGCTGCCTCAGCTTAAAAAGCAGCACGAGCAACGTATGGCACAAAGCGCAAGCTATAAATATTTGATTGAAGACATTGCAGAGTTTAAAAAGACCGAAGCTGAAACCAGCGTTACGCTAAACGAACAAAAGCTTAAAAAAGAGCGTGATGCTGACGAGCAGCGTAACTTTGACCGCGCTAATCAACGCCGCATTGCAATGGGTTTACCAGCACTTAAAAAAGGCCAAACTAAACCACGTAATGAGGACCTGGACTTTATAAAAGTAGAGGCCGGACAAATCTTGATCGATTATATTAATACAGATAACAAGCTTACCACAGTTTTTAAATAA
- a CDS encoding isoaspartyl peptidase/L-asparaginase has product MKLIIHGGFFSESQTNQEVKQAKQVALRDIVQAGYKYLETHNALETAVYTVRLLEDCELFNAGTGSQIQSDGKIRLSASLMDGKTQRFSGVINIEDVKNPICIAEKLMAYDDRVLSGKGALDFARENGFKYHNPEIPQRRKEYEKKLSDSIRLGTVGCVALDIYGDIAAATSTGGKGFEIPGRVSDSATAAGNYANAFAGVSCTGVGEDIVSGAIAAKIVTRVTDGFTLHAASDKTLDELKPYNGFAGIIAIAANGDIYHDDTHPYMVWALHDGEVEVFE; this is encoded by the coding sequence ATGAAACTAATCATTCACGGTGGCTTCTTTAGCGAATCGCAAACTAACCAGGAGGTTAAGCAAGCCAAACAGGTGGCCCTGCGCGATATTGTTCAGGCAGGATATAAATACCTTGAAACCCATAATGCTTTAGAAACCGCCGTATATACCGTGCGCCTGTTAGAAGATTGCGAACTTTTTAACGCCGGTACCGGCTCCCAGATACAAAGCGATGGCAAGATACGCCTCAGCGCCTCGCTGATGGATGGTAAAACGCAACGCTTTTCGGGCGTTATTAATATTGAAGATGTAAAAAACCCCATTTGCATTGCCGAAAAGCTGATGGCTTATGATGACCGGGTGCTCAGTGGCAAGGGCGCGCTTGATTTTGCCCGCGAGAATGGTTTTAAATACCATAACCCCGAAATACCCCAGCGCCGCAAGGAGTATGAAAAAAAACTGAGCGACTCTATCCGTTTAGGTACCGTTGGCTGCGTAGCGCTTGATATTTACGGCGATATCGCGGCAGCTACATCAACCGGTGGTAAGGGTTTTGAAATACCCGGCCGGGTGAGCGATTCGGCTACGGCTGCGGGTAATTATGCCAATGCTTTTGCAGGTGTATCGTGCACCGGGGTGGGTGAGGATATTGTGAGCGGTGCCATTGCAGCTAAAATTGTTACCCGCGTTACTGATGGCTTTACGCTCCATGCCGCGTCAGACAAAACCCTGGATGAGCTAAAGCCGTATAATGGTTTCGCAGGTATAATAGCCATTGCCGCCAATGGCGATATTTACCACGATGATACCCACCCCTACATGGTTTGGGCCCTGCATGATGGTGAAGTAGAAGTGTTTGAGTAA
- a CDS encoding cyanophycinase, with translation MDVPKGKLIIIGGAVDMGSNVSAQEHILQPDYIKFFEKGILRRIITESAKHEGSTVEVITTASQIPELVGEEYIKSFNQLNVEHVNVLHIKSREDAANEDYLDRIRKADVVMFSGGDQLRLTAIFGGTRFLQILKQRYQKEHFVIAGTSAGAAAASTHMIYRGQSNEALVKGEVQITAGLGFIDGVIVDTHFVQRGRIGRLFYAVASNPGILGIGLGEDAGLLVTEGNVMEAIGSGLIILVDGKSIVETNIYDVEIGSPVSIENLKVHVMSIFDKYELHQHRMLIKKAVKIEEGVFLTVPDTSDLQ, from the coding sequence ATGGATGTCCCGAAAGGAAAGTTAATCATAATAGGCGGAGCAGTTGATATGGGCAGTAACGTAAGCGCCCAGGAACATATTTTACAGCCTGATTATATCAAGTTTTTTGAGAAGGGCATTCTGCGGAGGATAATTACCGAATCGGCCAAACACGAGGGCTCAACGGTCGAGGTGATCACTACCGCATCGCAAATACCGGAACTGGTGGGAGAGGAGTACATCAAATCGTTTAACCAGTTAAACGTAGAGCATGTAAATGTGCTGCATATTAAAAGCCGCGAAGATGCGGCGAACGAGGACTATCTCGACCGTATACGCAAAGCGGATGTGGTAATGTTTAGCGGCGGCGATCAGCTTAGGCTTACCGCTATTTTTGGCGGCACCCGGTTTTTACAGATACTGAAACAACGCTATCAAAAGGAGCATTTTGTAATTGCCGGAACGTCGGCCGGCGCTGCGGCGGCATCAACGCACATGATCTACCGTGGGCAAAGCAATGAGGCCCTGGTAAAGGGTGAAGTGCAGATAACCGCCGGTTTAGGTTTTATAGACGGTGTTATTGTTGATACCCACTTTGTACAGCGTGGCCGCATCGGGCGTTTATTTTACGCAGTAGCCAGCAATCCCGGCATACTCGGCATAGGTTTGGGCGAGGATGCTGGCCTGCTGGTAACGGAAGGCAACGTGATGGAAGCCATCGGCTCCGGGCTGATTATATTGGTAGATGGGAAGAGCATTGTAGAAACGAATATTTACGATGTGGAGATAGGCAGCCCGGTTTCTATCGAAAACCTGAAGGTGCACGTAATGTCGATATTTGATAAGTATGAGTTGCACCAGCACCGCATGCTCATCAAAAAGGCAGTAAAAATAGAAGAGGGAGTGTTTTTAACTGTACCTGATACTAGCGACTTGCAATAA
- the cphA gene encoding cyanophycin synthetase, producing the protein MKIENIQVLRGPNIWSISRKKLIQMRLDLEDMEHRPTNAIDGFYERLKALIPTMYNHRCSPGVPGGFFERVIAGTWMGHVIEHIALEIQTLAGMYTGFGRTRQTKTAGVYNVVFNYVEEKVGIYAAEAAVRIAEALIESREYNLEADIQKMREIREQTRLGPSTGSIVEEAISRDIPWIRLNNQSLVQLGYGKNQVRIRATMTEHTSSIAVDIASNKEETKRLLQEQAIPVAKGMTIASADEVDKVISHVGFPLVFKPLNGNHGRGISVNIKTREDAVAAYEHAAKISRRVIVERYVTGYDFRVLVIDNKMVAAALRVPAHVKGDGTSTIQQLIDRENSDPRRGYGHENVLTEITVDRDTLDLLEKKNYTLDSIPADGEQVFLKSTANLSTGGTSIDVTDHVHPQNIFYAERISKIIGLDICGIDIMAENLTEPLPNTGGVVLEVNAAPGFRMHVAPSEGLPRNVAGHVLDMLYPQGKSARIPIIAVTGTNGKTTTTRLIAHIVKNNRRRVGYTTSDGIYVQNTLLVKGDTTGPVSTEFILKDPTVDFAVLETARGGILRSGLGFTRCDIGVITNIQEDHLGISDIHDLDDLTRVKSVVINSVKKDGWGVLNADNPYCVRIGKRADCNIAYFSRSEHNPVIKEHCKRGGIACVHENGFITIIKGDWKIRVERTIAIPLTFGGTVPFMIDNVMAATLATFLWGFKTEDIRISLSTFIPSAIQTPGRMNIFDFKDFRFMVDFAHNPDGYNGVREFLSQIDSPHKIGLIAGTGDRRDEDMRELGRIAASMFDHVVLRQEHHLRGRTKENITGLMIEGMREVKPEMSYEIITHKPIESIEHVISLAQPGSFITVLSDAVEGAIGIVQRFQEKERDQSINS; encoded by the coding sequence ATGAAAATAGAAAATATACAGGTGTTGCGCGGCCCTAACATCTGGAGCATCAGCCGTAAAAAACTCATACAAATGCGGCTTGATCTCGAAGATATGGAGCACCGCCCTACTAACGCCATAGATGGTTTTTACGAGCGTTTAAAGGCGCTCATACCTACTATGTACAACCACCGCTGCTCGCCGGGTGTACCGGGCGGTTTTTTTGAGCGCGTAATTGCCGGCACCTGGATGGGGCATGTAATTGAGCACATCGCCCTGGAGATACAAACCCTTGCCGGCATGTATACCGGTTTTGGCCGCACCCGCCAAACCAAAACCGCAGGCGTGTATAACGTAGTGTTTAACTACGTTGAAGAAAAGGTAGGCATCTACGCGGCCGAAGCTGCCGTGCGCATTGCCGAGGCTTTGATTGAAAGCAGGGAGTACAACCTTGAAGCCGACATTCAGAAAATGCGCGAGATACGCGAGCAAACCCGCTTAGGGCCAAGCACGGGCTCTATCGTTGAGGAAGCTATCAGCCGGGATATACCGTGGATCAGGCTCAACAACCAATCGTTGGTACAGCTGGGTTACGGTAAAAACCAGGTACGTATACGCGCCACCATGACCGAGCACACCAGCAGCATTGCCGTTGATATTGCCAGCAATAAAGAGGAAACGAAACGCCTGCTGCAGGAACAAGCTATACCAGTTGCCAAGGGCATGACCATTGCTTCGGCAGATGAGGTGGATAAGGTGATCAGCCACGTTGGTTTCCCGCTGGTATTTAAGCCGCTGAACGGTAATCATGGCCGGGGCATCAGCGTAAATATTAAAACACGTGAGGATGCTGTTGCCGCCTATGAGCACGCTGCCAAAATATCGCGCAGGGTAATTGTAGAGCGTTATGTTACGGGTTACGATTTCCGTGTGCTGGTGATCGATAACAAAATGGTGGCCGCCGCGCTGCGCGTACCCGCGCATGTTAAAGGCGACGGCACATCAACCATACAACAACTGATAGACAGGGAGAACAGCGACCCGCGCCGCGGTTACGGGCACGAAAATGTACTGACCGAGATAACCGTTGACCGCGACACGCTCGACCTGCTCGAAAAAAAGAACTATACGCTGGATAGTATACCTGCTGACGGTGAACAGGTATTCCTGAAATCGACTGCCAACCTGAGCACCGGCGGCACATCCATTGATGTTACCGACCATGTACACCCGCAAAATATTTTTTATGCCGAGCGTATCAGCAAAATCATCGGTCTGGATATTTGCGGTATAGATATTATGGCTGAAAACCTGACCGAACCGCTGCCTAACACCGGCGGGGTAGTGCTTGAGGTAAATGCCGCGCCGGGTTTCAGGATGCACGTTGCCCCAAGCGAAGGCTTGCCACGCAACGTTGCCGGACACGTATTGGACATGCTTTATCCGCAGGGGAAATCTGCGCGTATTCCTATTATTGCGGTTACCGGCACCAACGGAAAAACAACAACTACGCGCCTGATTGCGCATATTGTTAAAAACAACCGCAGGCGTGTTGGTTACACCACCAGCGATGGCATTTATGTACAAAACACCTTGCTGGTAAAGGGCGATACCACCGGCCCGGTAAGCACCGAATTTATACTTAAAGACCCTACGGTTGATTTTGCCGTGCTTGAAACTGCACGCGGCGGCATACTGCGCTCAGGCCTGGGCTTTACCCGTTGCGATATCGGTGTAATAACAAATATTCAGGAAGATCACCTCGGCATATCAGACATTCACGACCTAGACGACCTGACACGCGTAAAAAGCGTGGTGATCAACTCGGTTAAAAAGGATGGCTGGGGCGTGTTAAATGCCGACAACCCTTACTGTGTGCGTATTGGCAAAAGGGCCGACTGTAACATCGCTTACTTTAGCCGCAGCGAGCATAACCCGGTAATTAAAGAACATTGCAAGCGCGGCGGTATAGCCTGCGTGCACGAGAATGGTTTTATCACCATTATAAAAGGCGACTGGAAGATACGGGTTGAACGCACCATTGCCATACCGCTCACCTTTGGCGGTACAGTGCCTTTCATGATTGATAACGTAATGGCGGCTACCTTAGCTACCTTTTTATGGGGCTTTAAAACTGAGGACATCCGCATATCGTTAAGCACCTTTATACCATCGGCCATACAAACGCCCGGGCGGATGAACATTTTTGACTTTAAGGATTTCCGCTTTATGGTTGATTTTGCGCATAATCCTGATGGTTACAACGGTGTACGAGAGTTTTTATCGCAAATTGATTCGCCACATAAAATTGGACTGATTGCCGGTACCGGCGACCGTAGAGATGAAGACATGCGCGAGTTGGGCCGCATAGCCGCTTCCATGTTCGACCATGTGGTGTTAAGGCAGGAACACCACCTGCGTGGCCGGACCAAGGAGAATATAACAGGCCTGATGATTGAGGGCATGCGCGAGGTAAAACCGGAGATGTCGTATGAGATCATCACCCACAAACCGATTGAGTCGATTGAGCATGTGATAAGCCTTGCCCAACCCGGGTCGTTTATAACCGTACTGAGTGATGCGGTTGAGGGAGCGATTGGTATCGTTCAACGCTTTCAGGAAAAGGAAAGGGATCAATCGATTAACTCCTAA